A genomic window from Nicotiana sylvestris chromosome 11, ASM39365v2, whole genome shotgun sequence includes:
- the LOC138881037 gene encoding uncharacterized protein: MAIRCLFCDKITNGGIYRQKAHLIGGDPNVASCPKVLGHVKEELKAYLQKKKELKTQMMHEQELYNLDDDDDETEEGDDASSLPPKSQKRGRMLPPMSSCCGSTGKTKGPMDCYFLQKSGDKGGKSGNPEVNAKAILRDSAVTFFAWWMYDVGLPFNCVNYTDTFAAFIEAVGQYGPGMKSSTYYEVSGPYLKKEVAEVNKIVEEHKVEWNKFGCSIMMDKWTARNGKMIINILVNSPKGSLFLESVDASDSSLIQPKCTPCSRLKEKYDNEVTGLKKRVIATENKMIIQAKDFKVEREHCYTALSQLEIDLQQLQKQNQVAEQTLEARAQQIERLLQEKGVLRERIRNIADYIVMKYQVCDDMTSTTFFAAVMTFVK; encoded by the exons ATGGCCATTAGATGTCTTTTTTGTGATAAGATTACAAATGGAGGAATCTATCGTCAAAAAGCGCATCTAATCGGTGGTGATCCAAATGTCGCATCTTGTCCTAAAGTTCTGGGGCATGTGAAGGAAGAATTGAAAGCATACCTTCAAAAAAAGAAAGAGTTAAAGACTCAAATGATGCATGAACAAGAACTTTATaatcttgatgatgatgatgatgaaacaGAAGAAGGTGACGATGCTTCGTCGCTTCCACCAAAATCACAAAAGCGGGGAAGGATGCTTCCACCAATGTCTTCATGTTGTGGATCTACTGGCAAGACCAAAGGTCCTATGGATTGTTACTTCCTGCAAAAATCTGGAGATAAGGGAGGAAAAAGTGGTAATCCTGAAGTTAATGCCAAAGCGATTTTGAGGGACAGTGCAGTTACCTTTTTTGCGTGGTGGATGTATGATGTAGGACTTCCttttaattgtgttaattataCTGACACTTTTGCTGCTTTTATTGAGGCCGTAGGCCAATATGGCCCAGGAATGAAGTCTTCAACTTATTATGAAGTTAGTGGGCCATATCTAAAAAAGGAGGTGGCAGAGGTGAACAAAATCGTGGAGGAGCACAAAGTAGAgtggaacaagtttggttgttcCATTATGATGGATAAGTGGACAGCGagaaatggaaaaatgatcatcaATATCTTGGTGAATTCTCCTAAGGGAAGCTTGTTTCTTGAGTCCGTTGATGCAAGCGACTCTTCGCTGATTCAACCAAAATGTACTCCTTGTTCAAGA TTGAAAGagaagtacgacaatgaggtcacgggattaaagaaaagggtcatcgccacggaaaacaaaatgatcataCAGGctaaagacttcaaggttgaaagagagcattgttatacagcattgtcacaattagaaatagatttgcaacaacttcagaaGCAGAATCaagtggccgagcaaactttggaggccagggcccagcagatcgagcgtttgttacaagaaaagggtgtcttaagagagagaattagaaacattgcCGATTACATTGTTATGAAGTACCAAGTCTGTGATGATATGACTagcaccaccttcttcgcggcagtgatgacatttgttaagtag